ATCCGCAAAGCCATGCAGACGGCTGTGGATGATATTGGGCTTCCATGGGTAATCGGCAGTCGCACCGGAGACACCTCTCAGAAGGAAAAGGATGCGTTAAGAAGAAAACAGCCGGAGGTGCTGCTTACTACTCCTGAGAGCCTCCATCTCATGATCGCTCAAAAGGACTATCCCAAACTGTTTAAGAACCTTCAGGTTGTAGTAGCCGACGAATGGCATGAATTGCTGGGAACGAAACGGGGTGTTCAGCTGGAACTGGGACTATCGCGGCTGAAATGTGTTGCGGGAAATGGGTTGTATGTTGCGGGTTGCAGGTTGCAGGATGAAGTTGCCACAGGTATTTCGCCCGCTATAAAGGAGCCTGCAAGTGATACCGCTCATTCAGCACAGCCCGCAATACAGAACTCACAACCAGCATCTCACAACCTACAACATGCGACTCACAACCCACAACCCGCAACCCGCAACCCACAACTCCGCATCTGGGGGATCAGCGCTACGATAGGTAATCTGAGTCAGGCGGCAGCGGTATTGTTGGGCAATGATGTGCCTGAGGAAAAAATTAAGCTCATACGGGCGCACCTGGATAAAAAAATAGAGATCGAATCGGTAATCCCCGATAATATTGAGAAATTTTCGTGGACCGGACATCTTGGTATTAAGCTGTTACCGCAGGTGATGGAAATCGTTGCCAAAAGTAAAACTACGCTGATCTTTACCAACACGCGCTCACAATCGGAGATATGGTATCAAACTATCCTTGATAAATATCCGGAGTATGCCGGCATCATGGCCATGCACCACGGATCGTTAGACAACGAACTGAGAAGCTGGGTGGAGGAGGCGCTTCACCGGGAAATGCTGAAGCTGGTGGTTTGCACCTCAAGCCTCGACTTAGGTGTCGACTTCAGGCCTGTGGATACGGTGATACAGATAGGCAGCCCGAAGGGGGTAGCGAGATTTATGCAAAGGGCGGGGCGAAGCGGTCACCATCCGGGTGCAGTATCAAGAGCCTGGTTTGTGCCTACGCACTCTCTCGAGCTGCTGGAGGGAGCGGCTATCAAGCAGGCGATGGTGGAGGAGGTTTTTGAAAGCAGGGATCCGGTAGTTCTGGCTATGGACGTCCTGACCCAGTATCTCGTAACTCTTGCCGTATCCGACGGGTTCATCCCTAACGTGATATTCAAAGAGTTAAAAACCACCTACGCTTATGCTGATCTTCAGGAAAAGGAGTTTGGGCAGATCCTCGACTTCATAACCAAAGGTGGTAAAACGCTTTCGCAGTACGACGAATATCTCAAAGTAGAGATAGAGAACGGCCTTTATAAGGTAAACAGCAGGCGTGTGGCCATGCGGCACCGGCTTACTATGGGAACGATCGTAAGCGATGTGAGTATGAGGATCAAGTTCCTGACGGGCGGCTACCTGGGCTCTATTGAAGAAGATTTCATTTCAAGACTGAAAGTGGGAGATAACTTCTGGTTTGCAGGGAGAAGTCTGGAGCTGGTAAAGGTGAAGGATATGACCGCCTTTGTGAGGAAATCGAACAAGAGTACGGGAAGGATCCCGAGCTGGATGGGCGGGCGCATTCCTTTGTCGTCTCAGCTATCGGCTATGTTCAGGAAGAAGCTCGACGAGGTGGCCCGGCATATAGAGAAAGATGCCGAGGTAAAAGCATTACGGCCCCTGTTTGATATGCAGGCCGAGCTTTCGCATCTGCCGCATTCTTCAGAGTTTCTGATTGAGAAGTTTGAATCAA
The window above is part of the Arcticibacter tournemirensis genome. Proteins encoded here:
- a CDS encoding ligase-associated DNA damage response DEXH box helicase, with amino-acid sequence MNPGERIISDWFEKKGWKQFPFQKDMQDAYLSGYSGLLNAPTGSGKTFALFLPFVADYINRYPDDYQVRKNNGLLMLWITPLRALTNDIRKAMQTAVDDIGLPWVIGSRTGDTSQKEKDALRRKQPEVLLTTPESLHLMIAQKDYPKLFKNLQVVVADEWHELLGTKRGVQLELGLSRLKCVAGNGLYVAGCRLQDEVATGISPAIKEPASDTAHSAQPAIQNSQPASHNLQHATHNPQPATRNPQLRIWGISATIGNLSQAAAVLLGNDVPEEKIKLIRAHLDKKIEIESVIPDNIEKFSWTGHLGIKLLPQVMEIVAKSKTTLIFTNTRSQSEIWYQTILDKYPEYAGIMAMHHGSLDNELRSWVEEALHREMLKLVVCTSSLDLGVDFRPVDTVIQIGSPKGVARFMQRAGRSGHHPGAVSRAWFVPTHSLELLEGAAIKQAMVEEVFESRDPVVLAMDVLTQYLVTLAVSDGFIPNVIFKELKTTYAYADLQEKEFGQILDFITKGGKTLSQYDEYLKVEIENGLYKVNSRRVAMRHRLTMGTIVSDVSMRIKFLTGGYLGSIEEDFISRLKVGDNFWFAGRSLELVKVKDMTAFVRKSNKSTGRIPSWMGGRIPLSSQLSAMFRKKLDEVARHIEKDAEVKALRPLFDMQAELSHLPHSSEFLIEKFESKDGHHLFFYPFEGRLVHEGMASLFAWRISKIKEASYSIAMNDYGFELLTDEDIPLEKSLTSGLFSEDNLLDDIQNSLNANEMARRKFRDIAHIAGLVFTGFPGKAMKNRHLQASTSLLFNVFSEYEPDNVLVRQAYNEALQFQLEEFRLREALRRLQTLKVVIRHCSRPTPFAFPIMVDRLREKLTTESLEARVAKMSLDYS